From Chloracidobacterium sp. N, the proteins below share one genomic window:
- a CDS encoding SelL-related redox protein, with translation MTKRIPKDILEREVIGLNLAGRTLAGQLTAPVNLLVFLRHFGCVFCREMVADVRNAATQEANYPNVVFFYQGTVEQGQDFFANLWKEARAISDTPLVFYKALGIERGGLREMFGPEVWSCGLRAVGKGHFIGLPVGDPFVMPGAFLVSSAGDVLWQHDFRHAGDHPDWQAIVPAAAIAKA, from the coding sequence ATGACGAAACGCATTCCGAAAGACATCCTCGAACGTGAAGTGATAGGGCTGAATCTGGCCGGGCGTACCCTGGCCGGGCAGTTGACTGCACCGGTCAATCTGCTCGTCTTTCTCCGGCACTTTGGCTGCGTCTTCTGCCGCGAAATGGTAGCCGATGTGCGTAACGCGGCCACGCAGGAAGCCAACTATCCGAACGTGGTCTTCTTTTATCAGGGGACGGTCGAGCAGGGGCAGGATTTTTTTGCCAACCTCTGGAAGGAAGCCCGCGCCATCAGCGACACACCGCTGGTGTTCTACAAAGCACTGGGCATTGAACGTGGCGGGTTGCGCGAGATGTTCGGCCCCGAAGTGTGGTCCTGTGGGTTGCGCGCCGTGGGCAAGGGACACTTCATCGGTCTGCCGGTTGGCGATCCGTTTGTTATGCCCGGCGCTTTCCTGGTGTCCTCGGCCGGTGACGTTCTCTGGCAACACGACTTCAGGCATGCCGGCGATCATCCTGACTGGCAGGCAATCGTACCTGCTGCTGCCATCGCGAAGGCATGA
- a CDS encoding alpha/beta fold hydrolase, with the protein MTRPTIIAVHGNGGGAFRFARVEPFFSETSPVGFTALTLPGFGGTPRDTQCVTLSDYAAHIQEFVTRIDAPRILLGHGIGGSLVLEYLQHFAPSVAGVILHAPVGARLDTRWFPRLMASETVRELGKQMLASALFRPLWKRLFFSQPVPDEFLNRFFAEYGTCEAFGQMFELITAGWFAGLKPVTLPSVLLWGARERVLRLDQAAEFRAKLPAATMEIVNDWDHFPMVEQPEAYAQKLMQLASRLTAEPAAAAH; encoded by the coding sequence ATGACGCGCCCGACAATCATTGCCGTTCACGGAAACGGCGGCGGCGCTTTCCGTTTTGCACGGGTGGAGCCGTTTTTTTCAGAAACCTCTCCGGTCGGCTTTACAGCCCTGACCCTGCCGGGCTTTGGCGGGACGCCACGGGACACTCAGTGTGTCACGCTGTCGGATTATGCCGCGCATATTCAGGAATTCGTGACGCGCATTGACGCGCCACGCATCCTGCTCGGGCACGGCATTGGCGGTTCGCTGGTACTGGAGTATCTCCAGCATTTCGCGCCTTCCGTCGCCGGCGTCATCCTGCATGCGCCGGTCGGTGCGCGGCTGGACACCCGCTGGTTTCCACGGCTGATGGCTTCCGAAACAGTCCGTGAACTGGGCAAGCAGATGTTGGCTTCGGCGCTGTTCCGCCCGCTGTGGAAGCGGTTGTTTTTTTCGCAGCCGGTCCCGGATGAGTTTCTCAACCGGTTTTTTGCCGAATACGGCACATGTGAGGCCTTCGGGCAGATGTTCGAGTTGATTACCGCCGGGTGGTTTGCCGGACTGAAGCCCGTCACGCTGCCTTCCGTCCTGCTGTGGGGCGCGCGCGAGCGGGTGCTACGACTCGATCAGGCGGCTGAATTTCGGGCCAAGCTGCCGGCAGCCACTATGGAAATCGTCAACGACTGGGATCACTTTCCCATGGTTGAGCAGCCGGAAGCCTACGCACAAAAGCTCATGCAGCTTGCATCCAGACTCACGGCCGAACCGGCTGCCGCTGCGCACTGA
- a CDS encoding PEP-utilizing enzyme translates to MPETGNFVVWLGRSPWPTRVGPKADYLHRAKAAGLPVPPGVLVLEEVLTHGLDQRWIQNTEEGFVIADREALQKTLDLPPVASRVAVRSAFSREDGESQSLAGCFASFLNVPSPEVWPAVCRVWHSSRRLDAPCRRDVLIMAMVDARHAGVAVTETSHEDDLVNVTEGLGDRLVSGLVAGETLHLPKLRAFEKPTETGFAGRLQRLLRDVRRVFGSRNWDVEFADDGRQCWLLQVRPLTRPVIRNEWFTYANHREILPPLPSPLMTSLIASCASDLFDYYRGFDARLPEHRPFIEVFAGRPFINLSLLTDMMRLWGLPTRLVTDAIGGRDIGAQGWRWGRLARSLPALMRLGWAQLRAPSAAHQCMAWLSGFGDAPPETDSFANCVRDLQKVYTALVREMFSLTQAMSGPLALLRRLGVLSALAARHETVTTRLLTDLDPLREYVQAHPHLTAALAEGRVPEDDGFQTLWQAYLARYGFRGVFESDIACPRYHEQPETLLRSLLAERPRQVPLPLPWLAWLVYPLWQQARRALAAREALRHTAMQTFDRIRRRMKRLAAQALQDGRLPAADDLWLLDIEELRQLDGGWCATPDFLAARRQAQATLAGYAFPDVFRRFDNFSAFLAVPAEGSRPAVLQGTGLTRGVVEGRAWVCHTPSVPPVSTEPLILVAPAVDAGWVPVFAGVAGVVVEIGGDLSHGSIVLRELGLPAVTNVRHVTRVIRTGDRIRVQAALGVVEILASESAVTSLASVGIRG, encoded by the coding sequence ATGCCGGAAACAGGTAACTTTGTTGTGTGGTTGGGGCGTTCGCCGTGGCCGACGCGGGTTGGACCGAAGGCAGACTATCTCCACCGCGCAAAGGCGGCCGGTTTGCCGGTGCCGCCGGGTGTTCTTGTTTTGGAGGAAGTCCTGACCCACGGATTGGATCAGCGATGGATTCAAAACACAGAAGAAGGTTTCGTCATCGCCGACCGGGAAGCTCTTCAGAAGACGCTTGACCTTCCGCCGGTGGCTTCCAGAGTGGCCGTGCGTTCGGCTTTTTCGCGTGAAGATGGTGAAAGCCAGAGCCTGGCGGGCTGCTTCGCTTCCTTTCTGAATGTTCCCTCTCCAGAAGTCTGGCCGGCGGTGTGTCGGGTGTGGCATTCAAGCCGCCGGCTGGATGCGCCGTGCCGCCGCGACGTGCTCATCATGGCCATGGTTGACGCGCGTCACGCCGGAGTTGCCGTCACCGAAACCAGCCACGAGGATGATCTCGTCAATGTGACGGAGGGGCTGGGCGACCGTCTCGTGAGTGGGCTGGTGGCCGGTGAAACGCTCCATCTGCCCAAGCTGCGCGCCTTCGAGAAACCAACCGAAACCGGCTTTGCGGGGCGGTTGCAGCGGCTTCTGCGCGACGTACGCCGGGTGTTTGGGTCACGCAACTGGGATGTCGAGTTTGCCGATGACGGGCGGCAGTGCTGGCTGCTTCAGGTGCGTCCGCTGACGCGCCCGGTGATACGCAACGAGTGGTTCACCTATGCCAACCACCGGGAAATTCTGCCGCCGCTGCCGTCACCGTTGATGACGAGTCTCATCGCGTCATGTGCGTCTGACCTGTTTGATTACTACCGTGGGTTTGACGCACGTCTGCCGGAGCACCGGCCGTTCATCGAGGTCTTTGCCGGAAGACCCTTTATCAACCTGTCGCTGCTGACGGACATGATGCGTCTCTGGGGTTTGCCGACGCGCCTCGTCACAGATGCCATTGGCGGGCGCGACATCGGCGCACAGGGATGGCGATGGGGACGCCTGGCCCGCTCCCTGCCGGCGTTGATGCGTCTGGGGTGGGCGCAGTTGAGAGCACCGTCCGCAGCGCACCAGTGCATGGCCTGGCTTTCCGGTTTTGGTGATGCGCCACCTGAGACGGACAGCTTCGCCAACTGTGTACGGGATTTGCAGAAGGTTTATACGGCGCTTGTCCGCGAGATGTTTTCACTGACCCAGGCCATGAGCGGCCCTCTGGCGCTGCTCCGCCGGCTGGGCGTGCTTTCTGCGCTGGCAGCGCGTCATGAAACAGTGACGACGCGCCTGCTGACCGATCTCGATCCGCTGCGTGAATATGTGCAGGCTCATCCCCATCTCACGGCTGCCCTGGCTGAAGGAAGGGTGCCCGAAGACGATGGCTTTCAAACGCTATGGCAGGCGTATCTTGCGCGCTATGGCTTTCGGGGCGTTTTTGAAAGCGACATCGCGTGCCCGCGTTATCACGAGCAACCGGAAACGCTGTTGCGCAGCCTGCTTGCTGAGCGTCCCAGGCAGGTGCCGCTGCCGCTGCCCTGGCTGGCGTGGCTGGTGTATCCCCTGTGGCAGCAGGCCCGCCGGGCACTCGCTGCGCGGGAGGCGTTGCGGCATACCGCCATGCAGACCTTTGACCGCATCCGGCGGCGGATGAAACGCCTTGCCGCGCAGGCCCTTCAGGACGGACGGCTGCCGGCGGCGGATGATCTTTGGCTTCTGGACATCGAAGAACTCCGGCAGCTCGACGGCGGCTGGTGTGCAACGCCGGACTTCCTGGCTGCGCGCCGGCAGGCACAGGCGACGCTGGCCGGCTATGCCTTCCCGGACGTGTTTCGGCGTTTTGATAACTTTTCGGCTTTTCTGGCCGTGCCTGCCGAAGGAAGCCGTCCGGCCGTCCTGCAGGGAACAGGACTGACCCGTGGTGTTGTTGAAGGACGCGCCTGGGTCTGCCACACACCATCTGTCCCGCCGGTTTCGACTGAACCGCTCATTCTGGTTGCCCCGGCCGTGGACGCCGGCTGGGTTCCGGTCTTTGCCGGGGTGGCAGGTGTCGTCGTTGAAATTGGCGGCGATCTTTCACACGGCTCGATTGTACTGCGCGAGCTTGGCTTGCCGGCGGTGACGAATGTCCGTCATGTGACGCGCGTCATTCGGACGGGCGACCGGATTCGGGTGCAGGCGGCGCTGGGCGTTGTGGAAATCCTTGCATCGGAGTCGGCTGTGACATCGCTTGCGTCGGTCGGCATACGCGGATAA